The genomic window ttttattttttcaatttttcggaaaaaaacaaaaaaggcttcaggaaaaaaaacgggtgggaaacatttttttctgaatttttctgtttttttcctgggccttcacatctccaGGAATAGCACCTGTAGCATTTTAACAGGCATTCTGCAAAGCATCTGCTCTTTCCTGCAAGCGCTTAATGTCACCAGAATAACTGCCTGGGATCTTTTATTGCCGCCACATAATCCCTGCAGATAAGGACCCACAACAGAGTCACAGGTTAATATGCCAGCAGCAAACACTTGAACTCTGCCCGTAGATTAAACAGGGTTGTGAATAGTTAGCTAAGGCAGCAAAATTTCTAGGACTTTCAGTTGCCGATCTCTTTACAGTCCGGTAGCACTCTTGAACGTACAGATGGGTGCATAAAGAAGATGTGGTGGACAGAAGCCAAGTGGCCTTCTACTTGAAGCTTAGAAGTAGCTTCAGACATCTGGTTTAAAGATCAGGGCCTCATTGATGTGTCCCAGATTAGACTGCGAGATAAAACCACTCacttcatattctctctctctcactcacatacacacacacacgcatataaCACACATATAATATGATTGCTTGCTTGCCTAAGAGCTCTCTTGCATGAACAGTAGATTGTGGATGAAAATCTTTGGATCTCGGCCCATGTGACTTTCAAAAACTGCATATATTTAAGAATAGAGTGATGTGTGTGGGTGTAAACATTTCCATTAAAATCCTTGTCAATAACTCTTTTTCCATATCTCTCTGTTGTAGTTGAAGCTTTATATCAAACCACATATCCAGAGTATCTCCAGTACATTTACCTGGTTGCGCCAATATCTCTTATGATGCTAAACCCCTTAGGATTTATCTTCTGCGAAGTCCAGAAATCGCGAGACAATCATAATCTCTCTCACAGCAAAATCAAGATTGTGGGACTTGGGCTTCTTCGAGTGCTGCAGAACCCAATTGTATTCATGGTCTTCATAGGAATTGGCTCAAACTTCATTCTTAAGCAAAAAATTCCCGAATATTTGGAAAACTTTTTTGATGGACTTGGCAGCTCGTTTTCTGGCTCGGCACTCTTTTATCTGGGCCTCACAATGGTGGGCCAAATAAAGAAGCTGACGAAGGGTACATTTGTTGCACTGATTCTTCTCATCACAGCTAAACTGTAAGTTTGATTCCCTCTCAATCGTTTGTGTTTCTGTTACTTTTGGTATTGGGTGCATAGCTTCTGTCACAGGATAGAAGCGGTATGAAATTGGTGCAGGAATGGTCTCCAACATTTATTTATCCTGTTAACTGTTAGCATTTTGGGAGTACATATTAGGCTGTTTGGGGGACAATTCTTGTACCCATTGGGTTGTATTTATACTTTGCTTTCTGCTAATGAAAAAGATTCCTTCCATCCACAGAGAGCTTTTGATCCAGTAGAGAGGGATCCTGTGGACGGAAGGGTGGGGAGAGTGATTTCTTGGTCAACCTTCTTCCAGCATTTCCTACAACGTTGTTGTGTGAGGtcccccaaccttctggagcagtgGAGGTGCTAGTGAATGTTgtaaaggaaaaggaggaagtggCAAAGTGATTGAATTCATCAAGCATCCATAAACTGTAATTAAGGAGATCACTCTGTAGGTGACTCAAGATCTAAATCTTAAGCTAAAGCCGCAGCTGATGAATCATCTGATTAACTAATATTTTCACAAGCATAGCTACTTAAAACACACAGGCAAAATTCAAAGCAGAATTCCTATATGTCCTCCAGCATGACACTTTAGTCTCAATGGGTGTTAAGAATGTTTAAAAACTTTGCATTGAATTGTGGCGAGTAGTGTGTTCAAAAGATGTCTTTGtcctttcctgctgtttccattccagTATTCCTTACGGCTGCATTTTGAGGCTAGAAAATAATTAAGATTGGCGCTGGGtaatttgtgtttccttttcctctcctttgttgtAGGCTGCTGATGCCGCTTCTATGCAGGGAAATGGTGGAACTGTTCGACAAGAGCGACAGCATGGTCAACCACACCAGTTTATCAAACTATGCATTTCTGTATGGTGTCTTTCCATCAGCTCCTGGTGTGGCTATATTTGCAACTCAGTTCAACATGGAAGTTGAAATTGTATGTCTCCTGAACAATTAGTGAACAAATGTAAACTTAGGGCAGACCTAAAAATTGATTATGTTGGGAATCTCAGGTGAGATATCCACACAGGGGTGGTCGCTCCCAGTACCAGTCACCACACAGAAGCTGAGAAAGGTTTAGATAGGATACtgttgcagaagataaggctcagTAAAACAGTTCTGGGTGTAGATAtgcatatagatatagatacagccTCTAGGCTTTTGCAGATACTTTGTACTTGCGTGTATCTGTAAATATCTGTATCTCAGTTGCTCTATATAAGTTCTGAAATTCAAGACACATTGGACAAGTGACAACCAGCTAACTGACTTACAGAGACACAGCGCTGAGCTGTCATGCATTAATCACAGATAGAGTCAGGGCACTGGGCTGTTACCATGGCAGCTGGCTTGGCCGACACTGCACCCGCAATTAGCTCATTCATGGGGTGGTTTACGCTCACGAATAAAATTACAGTTTTTTCTTATGCAAGCGTTCCTGGCTTTTTAACCCTGTTCAGAGATTTAAGGGTcacaattaataataatgcaatatacACTTgtgcctattgatttcagtgtgccTAAGAACATTTAGTTATGTGTCAGATTTTGGCTCACATACACAGTAATCGGTTTTGTTCATAGTAATGAAACACTACTGGTTATTTCTACTTCTTTGGGCTTTTTGCAGACATTCAAGGGTTGCTTAACTGattaagttttattatttatttaacaaactttAAATACtacttgattgtagtaaaacaTCCACATGAACTATTGAAATTATCAATATAAACAGTTTGAAACACCTTTAAAAATACGTTCAGGGTGTTACTATTGGCATATAAAGCCCTTAGCAACTTTGGACCAGTTTATCTGTGAGATTTCCTTTCCCCAATGTGTCCATTCAACCGCTTTGATCAGTGGAATTTGCACTAATACAGGTGCTTCATAATACCCgttccgcatttgtaagaactccacCATTCAGTATggcagcacctgccctttggaactccctgcccattgagatCAAGCCAGGCACCTTCATTGGACTCTTtacggcacctgctaaaaacatccttGTTTAGACAAGCTTGCACAGATGCTTATCAAGTTGagataattttaatctgttttagtattttaactcttgtacattttaaagcacggttgtgaatttttctcgattttactgttttacctttttgcaaaggtaaaggtgtgggtttttttttttttacaacaaggGGTACTGGtggttgatttttttatttttttttacaatcaagtggttttggtatataaattttatgaaacaaataataaaatatcactCCAGTGGTCTTCAACCTTTTCATACCGGGATGCGTCTTTAACCCATTTGTGGATTATGCATTACTGATTGCATTGGGATTTGGTTGAAGCAAGAGGTTATGGCTAGATTGTCTAAATTTCTCCTTTCTTGATGTTTTGTACAGTTGAACCTCAGTTtctgaacgtaatccgttccggaagacggcttaacttccaaaacattcgaaaaccgaggatcaatgggctggctgcaaagtcaatggggaaaaaatgaaaaatgcgcCTCGGAAGCCATTCGATTTCAGAGGCACgttaaaaaatggaagcaattacttccgggtgtTCGGCTTCCGAATTGTTCGGAttccgagacgctcgaaaaccgaggttccactgtatattgtttgttttatggTTCTTGTACTAAGCtgtgtattttaatattgcataTTTCCCTTGGAAACCTTTAGGTTGAAGGGTGGAGTACAAATTTGATATTATTAAGATTTggattattaattattaaatggTGTTGTGGGCTTTTACTTGCTGAATGCTTTCCATTTGTAAATCACATCAGATGATGTTGATCCACAAAGCTCAAACACAATCATTAAAGTTTGTGTTTTCACCCATTTATATTCCTCTCCTGATCTGCAGTTGAAGTCACATGTTCTTATTGTCaccttaatttctgattgcagaTAACTTCTGGTATGGTGATCAGCACTTTTGTTTCTGCCCCCATCATgtatgtttctgcctggctgttGACCATCCCATCTATGGATCCCACTAGACTGGCATCTGCAATCCAAAACGTTAGCTTTGATATTAGTATCGTCAGTCTTGTCTCTTTGGTGAGTTTTAAATCTTCAAAACTGCATTGTTGTGTGAAGGGGGGGGTGTGAAGCATGTAAACCTGCATGTGTAAACATGTAAGCCTGACAGTGTAAACCTGAGcatgtttaggtaaaggtaaagggacccctgaccattaggtccagtcgcggacaactctggggttgcagcactcatcacactttactggccgaggcaaagacgtacagcttccgggtcatgtggccagcatgactaagccacttctggtgaaccagagcagtgcatggaaacaccgtttactttcccgctggagtggtacctatttatctacttgcactttgacgtgctttcgaactgctagttgggcaagagcagggaccgagcaacaggaactcaccccgtcggggggattcgaactgctgaccttctgatcggcaagccctaggctcagtggtttaacccacagtgcatgCACAGTGTTGGGTTTTCAGTTTCTACCATTACATAGCCAGTTGCTGAAAGGCTTGCAGGTTAATAGAAGCTGACAATCTGGGCTATGTTAAAATTGTAACCCTTCTTGTTAAAAGGTTACCGTTAACAAGCTTGTGATAATGGCAAACAGTCTTGGAATTGTATAAGACAGTCCAGGGCAGAAGTGGTTGTCCTGAAAGCTTCAGAATACCGGACATATTAAtagaattcccacccaccccctacactgttggatggtttttttttacaggcaGCCCTATTTACAGGTATATCTATGGATGTTCTGGTTTTATGAATAAGCAGCCAACCCAAGACACCAAGTTCTTCTTGTGTTCTGCTGTTCCAGACTGAGGACTGTTTCacaaattacatttttatatgtctgtatgggggtgggtggggaatggcCTCTGTCCAACTAACTTGTGCCAGCAGAAGCCAGTGCCAAGGATTCCTGCTAGACTTCCCCCTGTGCCCTCCCCAAGTCTTGCtcaggagggtcaggagaactctACAGAACATCATGCACTGCGCGGAGAGTGTTCTGCCagtgcaagaatttctgcttgctCAAGAGAGGAATCTCCTTGGTGCTACGTTGAATACAGCCCATGTGTTGTGAAAACTGtacatgaatatttttttttgggggggaagggggtcttcttctttggcgatcacttgtagccgagtaagattgtcttccatgaacgcgGTTTCagcaatgagtccgtaagtgactggaggccaattctggatccacacatccttccacagtggggacattggtgtctgggtgggagttgatttcggtgtggatttgccaagcgtgccctcctcttagcacgtttctccctttgcgtcctgagttcgagtgtcttcaaagcccatgacacctttggtaaaggctgcaaAATAGAGGGGGCTGCATTGAAACTGCGTTACCACTTAGCTCCAGCTACAGAATCCTTGTTTTCGGGGTATTTGTTATTTCAGACTGAAGTCTTCTGTGCTTGAAACCAAAATGAAAATCTTGATCTTTTGGTTGAGCTAGCCGTTGCTGCATCCAAAGTTTTTTGTGCAGTGCGCAAAACAGGGTTGCTAAGCATGTCGGGAGTCGGTGGTGGTTTCTACCTCTTAAGCAAACGGAACATTTTTAAGGGGCTTGATTATTAACTCGCTTGTAAAAATTGGAATGCTGACTCTCACAAGGGACAGgttttggccaaacacatgcatGCATTTGATGTGCTCCCTTCTTTGTAAGGAAACTAGAATTTGAATCTCATACCTGTATTTCAGATCTGGTCCCTTGGTGTTATTCTTCTAAGTAAAAAATACAAGCAGCTTCCTCATATGCTCACAACTAACCTACTCATTGCTCAGGTCAGTATAATGTCTACTATAAACATATGGAACATTTCTTGTAAAAGTGATGGTTTTGAAAGTAATAATATGTAGGAAGTATTTTGTTTTCCGCTGAAGCTCTGAAGGTGTGTGCCACTGACAGCCATCTTAGTGAAACCAAGTAGGCCTGGCTCATGTTTTCATAGGAGATAACCTGGAAATCGCATGCATGTTGCTTTGTGTTCATGATGGAAGAATATAAACGGTGATAGATAAATCGATACATTCAGTTTCTTCTGCAAGGGAAATTATCCACTGCAGCTTTCTGCGTACCCCAACAAAAGTTTTCCCTGAGAGTTGGGTAGAATATGAGACCCCAGGGAGAGAAACTTGGGGAAATCTTTCAGAGGCACCTGCAATGAAAAGGGAGGGGTTGGGAAATTCCCCTTGCATTATATGCAAACTTGGCTCTTTCACAATATTGCAAGCTGAATGTGCAAATTTCTGCGCTCATCTGCTAGAAACAGTGCATGTAGCCAATGCAGGGTGAAGCCCTTTCCTGCTGCCCATTGCAAGTaatgtcagctgatgggcagatGAATGCCATTGGGGAAAATGGCCTTTGCTGGCCAAGATTGGCCTGCTGGGATACCCAACAGTGAGATACCCCACCCTGTCTTAGAGGCATTACCCCTTCTGACAACACGGGGAAAGCATGCCTCTTCCAAGATTATGTCTTCTCTGGCACAAGCATTGTataatctaaaataaaataatgctctTTTCTGATACTTATCTCTATTATAGGCCATGGAAGGGAAACAGAAACTGCTCCACTGCTTCCCCTTCCCACACCAAAGTAACAGGGCAAAGGGAAAGCTACAGTTAGCCTGTTAATCAGTCAGTTCATTAATTACGTGAATTTTAATTTATGGGTTGTCTTCCATTGCATGgcaactgttataagaaaaaaatctgcccttattcccttatggggtacacaagagcccttgtaaagtcctttgcaggttctccatcggtaggagtaaaaaacagaggccaaccagagaagatttgagaagcaaagcagctagtaagcttgatctttattgctctgttgcaacagagtaccttcctcacacacaggtgagcagggaaggacctcaaacaaagggctgcctgtTCTTAAAGagacatttcaaaaaatcccccccttggagtctgccccacccccagaaacctcacacatacatcacagaagagctgcagcACCCCaagcccaccccccagatacatcacacctacatcacacaaaaaggccgTTATCCAattgccttttctcagtagcctggccattcctttgagatggtaatcttctttaattcccctccttccttgcagagacccatttggtaaacatttggtcagttctgagagtcaaaatggtgtcaaacctgtcttcctgtgctgcttcaaacatgtggccttgtttgcttggaacacttacaaacattatatatatatccttAATTTCTTACAACACAACCCTAAAGTGAATTAAAAATATACCTGATTTTTACCTTTCAGTTTGTAGCCTGTGTTGGAATGGTAATGTGGAATTTCACTATTAAAGAGAAAAGCATCGCTCTGCAAATCCTTGTGTTCATCTTCCTGTACAGTTCGCTTTACAGTGCTTTTTTGTGGACAGGTAAGCTAAAAAGCAGTAATACGGGGTATCCATAACGCGACTCCATGTGCACTACGGTGATCTTGCAAGTTATTTCCCCTCTTAATAGCGCCTTTGCGACAGTAGTCTGCACGTTTTCTTTCTTCCAAGTCGAGAAAAGTCTTTCCCCCCCTGGTGTGTCCAGCCTCACTCCTGTCTGCCAAGAATGCTTTGCATTCATGTAGTGCTTTCAGTGTGCAGATTACATCACACACATTAGAATCGTAATATTCACAACATCCCTGTAAGGAAGGGCCAGTATTAACTTTTATGTTGCAGATTGGATGTTGAGTAggaaagtggcttgcctcaaaccACCTAGTTGATTCCGTGGCTGAGCTGGGAATTGATCTGGATTGCATCTCTTTCTGTTAGTCGCTATGCTAACAACAGCTTCCTTCCTGGTTTGGATATCCTGCATGTGCCTGCCAGGTGGGTTGTTGCATGTTAGAAGTCTGTGCTAGATCAGTAAAAGAGCcatagcacatgctttgcatcttGGGACTCAGGCCCCTGCATCTCTACATAGAGATGAGAAGACTCCTGTATGAAGAGAGTTGCTGCTAGTATGGTCTGcctttcatagaatcttagaattgtagagttggaagggaccacgagggtcatctagtccaaccccccgtaATGCGGggtgtgttttttccccattgTGGGGCCCGAACCCCTGGCCCAGaggttaagagtttcatgctctaccaacagagaTGGTCTACTTTGTGTGcagcatcttcctatgttcctgtttccTACAGTGTATCCTTATTTATTAGTACCTTTGGTGGTTATAAGGGGATGAGGCAtcccactttttgggggggggggaacgctgcttccttaaaaaagaaataaaccaaGTTTCAAACTTTTGTCGTTTATCAGGTTTCTTATCTTTCTCTCTACTGCTTTTGAAAAGAAGAGAAGCCATAAAGATCCCTGTCGGATTTATCATTATAGCTGGCTGGGGGTAGGTTGGCAGAGGCTCTTTACTGAGAAAATATGTAGGAAGCCAGAAAGAAGCTAATGACCTGTGCGgttcatcttgtttgttttttgtttattgcaGTATTCCAGCTGTTCTTGTGGGAATCCTGTTAATCGCTGGCGAACGCTCGGATAACATCATTGATTCTGCGTTCTTTTATGGAAAAGATCAGGTATAGGTGTTCTTCTGCTCCTGTCTTTTAATAGTTGACCTTCCATAGCCGGTGTTCGTGAATTCTGCCTTCCAGGGGAGGGGTGTCCTTTCAGCCCAAGCACCTTATTTACTTGTGGGCATAAGGCAAAAGTTGGTGCAGTAACTGATGTAGTTCTTACCTCTTTGTACAGCAAGCTACGTTCCAGCCAGACGGCAACACACCTCGACCCCAGGCAAGCAAGGAGCATTTCAAGCAGTATTGAAACAAGGGCAGTGATGTATGGCCTGAGGAGAATCACGGTGACTGCTTGGAAGAcctggagcaggcttcctcaacctcggccctccagatgttttcggcctacaactcccatgatccctagctagcagaccagcggtcagggatgatgggagctgtagtctcaaaacatctggagggccgaggttgaggcaGCCTGACCAGGAGGGCCTTGTTTAGCCCCCATCCTTAGGCTTTCCCACCCCTGCTATGCACTTTCCGTCTTTATAATCGTGGAGAGACAGCTTCCAAGAAACAAGATGTAAAATCGACTGCACCCCTtaaaagcaggcatccccaaactcggccctccagatattttgggactacagttcccatcatcgctgaccactggtcctgttagctagggataatgggagttgtagtcccaaaacatctggagggccgagtttggccatgcctgcttaaaAGCAATACTTGAGGAGTGCTTTAGCAGCCAAGATTTCTATATGCTTGACAGAACTATATGCGTGGTGCTGGGTAGAGAAAGGGGATGTTGGCAAAGTACTAAGGATTAGATTATTTTGCTTGAGAAGTTGCGAAGCCGACATTAAACTTGACATCTGGTGTACAGTATGAACCAGAGGAGGCACAGGTTTCAGCAGGAACTTCTAAATAAAGCTGAGGCGGGTGAGTGTGCCAAACGGAATGTTACTATTGTGAGTATTTTTggttccttcccccacccaaaaagtGACTTGTACTGTAATACAAACATCTGTTCCTAGCCTTTGACTTTAAAAGCCTCGAATAAGCAAATAGCATTTGTTTTATTCAGTATTCTAGAGACACAGTGATGCTGAGTTTCGCATAGGGTTCTTTCAAATGACAAGGGACCTACTGAactcctgcctctctctccccctcccctgtttttGCAGATGATTATCACAGCAGTAGTCGTATCCATCAGCATATTGATATCGGGTGTATCACTCATGTGTATGAACAGATCTGGAATGGAAGCCAGCTATGAGGTGTTGACCCAAGATTCCCAACACAGTCAAACAGAGGAAACAGAAAGGGAATTTAACGAGCACAGTAGATCTCCAGACAGTTCTTCTCATTCGTTGGTGGACCCTTCAATGGAAAGAGGTATGATAAATCCTTAGTAGAAGAAATCCTTACTGGTTACCTTCGACAGCAATAGGGGATATTAAGGCCTCTGCCAGGCGatcattttccattttctttcgACTCAGGCAATCGTGTTCCACACCTAAACTTGTAGACATTGCTGCTTGCGATCCCCCGCTCACCTTGGCAGTGATGTCTGAATCCCTGCCTCAGTGTACTGCAGTAGAATTGCAAACCCATTGCACGCCCATTTAAAAGAGCACAATCTTGTCTTGCAGTCACAATACCCTCTAGAAAAATAAGACGCCTTTGTAATCCACCATTTTCCCTCTAGGGTGCTGTGAGTGCCAAAAGCCGAATAGAAGGTTATGCTGTTCTGAAGGAGAGCCAGGATCCAGTAGTAGCAGCACCCGCGATAACCGCACTACATCGATTGAGACAGGTGAAGCACAACTGTAGTATCCTGTGTCGTTCGAGCCCATTTACAAATTTTTAAACGGAAGCATGTGAAATTGCACATGTTTTCATTAGGAGGCCTGCATGTGCAGGGCCGAGAGTCACCCACATTGCAAGTTACGAACCTCTTCACATATCAGTCCCGTGAAGGGGGTCTGTGCACAGGAAGGGCAGAGAGGGTTAGTGGCCATTGCCCTATTCTGTGCGTGGACTTCCCGCTGCACAGTTAATACATAAAGGGAGCTCTTTTGGTTGAGTTtggtcggtgtgtgtgtgtgtgtgtttttccccttcAGAGCATCATGCGTGTACTTCGTATTCATATACTGCCACACAGGTCTCGGAAAAATAATTTGATGGTAACTCTGGCCAAACTGATAACACGCTTAATTTCCAGTgagtgaaaaaataaataagccc from Lacerta agilis isolate rLacAgi1 chromosome 1, rLacAgi1.pri, whole genome shotgun sequence includes these protein-coding regions:
- the GPR155 gene encoding integral membrane protein GPR155 isoform X2; translation: MNMDIYTYVSTKNLSSSANMSNLLSSRFGYQLNFTSNSPSMSISKLFPALLQCFGIILCGYIAGRVNIITSTQAKGLGNFVSCFALPALLFKNMVVLNFSNVNWSFLYSILVAKASVFFLVCILTLLIATPERRFSRAGLFPIFATQSNDFALGYPIVEALYQTTYPEYLQYIYLVAPISLMMLNPLGFIFCEVQKSRDNHNLSHSKIKIVGLGLLRVLQNPIVFMVFIGIGSNFILKQKIPEYLENFFDGLGSSFSGSALFYLGLTMVGQIKKLTKGTFVALILLITAKLLLMPLLCREMVELFDKSDSMVNHTSLSNYAFLYGVFPSAPGVAIFATQFNMEVEIITSGMVISTFVSAPIMYVSAWLLTIPSMDPTRLASAIQNVSFDISIVSLVSLIWSLGVILLSKKYKQLPHMLTTNLLIAQFVACVGMVMWNFTIKEKSIALQILVFIFLYSSLYSAFLWTGFLSFSLLLLKRREAIKIPVGFIIIAGWGIPAVLVGILLIAGERSDNIIDSAFFYGKDQMIITAVVVSISILISGVSLMCMNRSGMEASYEVLTQDSQHSQTEETEREFNEHSRSPDSSSHSLVDPSMERGCCECQKPNRRLCCSEGEPGSSSSSTRDNRTTSIETANRCLSPCSSQSCALVQEEQLLQTGDKQLARHVLLCLLLIVGLFANLSSCLWWLFNQEPGRLYVELQFFCAVFNFGQGFISFGIFGLDKHLIILPFKRRFEFLWGNRTSERRESTVPEEIRMTCQQFVNYHKEMCVRSIVQDRSGGTRFTEHVGESFL
- the GPR155 gene encoding integral membrane protein GPR155 isoform X1, translating into MNMDIYTYVSTKNLSSSANMSNLLSSRFGYQLNFTSNSPSMSISKLFPALLQCFGIILCGYIAGRVNIITSTQAKGLGNFVSCFALPALLFKNMVVLNFSNVNWSFLYSILVAKASVFFLVCILTLLIATPERRFSRAGLFPIFATQSNDFALGYPIVEALYQTTYPEYLQYIYLVAPISLMMLNPLGFIFCEVQKSRDNHNLSHSKIKIVGLGLLRVLQNPIVFMVFIGIGSNFILKQKIPEYLENFFDGLGSSFSGSALFYLGLTMVGQIKKLTKGTFVALILLITAKLLLMPLLCREMVELFDKSDSMVNHTSLSNYAFLYGVFPSAPGVAIFATQFNMEVEIITSGMVISTFVSAPIMYVSAWLLTIPSMDPTRLASAIQNVSFDISIVSLVSLIWSLGVILLSKKYKQLPHMLTTNLLIAQFVACVGMVMWNFTIKEKSIALQILVFIFLYSSLYSAFLWTGFLSFSLLLLKRREAIKIPVGFIIIAGWGIPAVLVGILLIAGERSDNIIDSAFFYGKDQMIITAVVVSISILISGVSLMCMNRSGMEASYEVLTQDSQHSQTEETEREFNEHSRSPDSSSHSLVDPSMERGCCECQKPNRRLCCSEGEPGSSSSSTRDNRTTSIETANRCLSPCSSQSCALVQEEQLLQTGDKQLARHVLLCLLLIVGLFANLSSCLWWLFNQEPGRLYVELQFFCAVFNFGQGFISFGIFGLDKHLIILPFKRRFEFLWGNRTSERRESTVPEEIRMTCQQFVNYHKEMCVRSIVQDRRCGTKTVAGVFCGCDLVNWLIEVGLALDRGGAVVYGERLVKGGIIQHIADEFEFRDEQLYYRFVPRRSVAVESHGNEDAL